The Pseudoalteromonas translucida KMM 520 genome segment ATTGGTTCTATATAATGCGTTAAATTATATCAGTAAATACACTTACATAACACGCCCGAAACGAGGAAGTTATTGGCTGAACTTTTAAGTGTAAAAACACCCGTTGTTATGTCCGGTATTACACCAAGGCTTTTTGCAAAAATTACAAGGCATGAAGCAAAGCTTTCATTACTATAATGCGCTACGTTAGTTTTTTTACTTGTATTTTTATTGTAACTAATTGATTTTAAAAGGTTGATGTTTTTGGCATTTAACTTGTATTAGTTAAAGTGACATTAATTAACTACAAGGATACGTCTTATGAAAAAGTTAACATTAGCATCTACTATTTTAGCAACGTTAAGCTTAGCAGCTTGTGCATCTAACCAAGGGTTAGATAAAATTGATAGTGACTTTGCAAGTTTAGATAACGATAGTGATGGTTTTATTTCGAAAGTTGAAGCTGATGACGATAATATTTGGCAACACTTTTCAAATATTGATACTAATATGGATAATCAAATAAGTCGCAATGAATTTAATGCGTACATGCAATTAAATACCGGGAAAGTTGCCACAGACAGTGAAGTAAGCGAATCAGCATTTAAAGCGGATATTACTAAATTTGATAAAATACAAAGC includes the following:
- a CDS encoding EF-hand domain-containing protein; translated protein: MKKLTLASTILATLSLAACASNQGLDKIDSDFASLDNDSDGFISKVEADDDNIWQHFSNIDTNMDNQISRNEFNAYMQLNTGKVATDSEVSESAFKADITKFDKIQSSFSSLDNDKSGYISVEEADDDDISNHFGYMDVNKDKRVSKREFVTYIKKYGNAVAEDDALKSANNS